The following coding sequences are from one Numida meleagris isolate 19003 breed g44 Domestic line chromosome 22, NumMel1.0, whole genome shotgun sequence window:
- the DNALI1 gene encoding axonemal dynein light intermediate polypeptide 1, giving the protein MAPRAATKGSTRRFRPARSHPEVLPPERPPNAHAQPRPLPTPRGKTSGSVAIATATAMIPPPDSLLRYDPPMLVSRRTEKRSPEALPLKGTPQPAPSPGPVPPSRPRTAAAASAKEPQEILNAILPPRSWEEDNRLWVQEVSSAPSTRLDVVQLQEQLDLKLQQRQARETGICPVRRELYSQCFDELIRETTINCAERGLLLLRVRDEIQMTIAAYQTLYESSIAFGMRKALQAEQGKSDMENRIAELEEEKRELERLVSEEKAKCEAIEKREIERRQIEEKKHTEEVQFLKRTNQQLKAQLESIIAPNK; this is encoded by the exons ATGGCGCCGCGGGCCGCCACAAAGGGAAGTACGCGCCGCTTCCGGCCCGCGCGCAGCCACCCGGAAGTACTTCCCCCGGAGCGCCCGCCCAACGCGCATGCGCAGCCACGCCCCCTCCCTACGCCTCGTGGAAAAACGAGCGGCTCCGTTGCCATAGCGACGGCGACCGCCATGATCCCGCCGCCGGACTCGCTGCTCCGCTATGACCCGCCGATGCTCGTCAGCCGCCGCACCGAGAAGCGCTCCCCGGAG GCCCTCCCGCTGAAGGGGACCCCGCAGCCGGCCCCGTCGCCGGGGCCCGTCCCACCGTCCCGACCTCGCACTGCCGCCGCCGCGTCAGCGAAGGAACCACAGGAGATCCTGAACGCCATCCTACCGCCGCG GTCGTGGGAGGAGGACAACCGGCTGTGGGTGCAGGAGGTGTCCAGCGCGCCCAGCACCCGCCTGGACGTCGTGCAGCTCCAAGAGCAGCTGGACCTGAAGCTGCAGCAGCGGCAGGCGAGGGAGACCGGCATCTGCCCCGTGCGCAGGGAACTCTACTCACAGTGCTTTG ATGAGCTGATCCGTGAAACTACAATTAACTGTGCAGAGCGAGGACTATTGCTGCTTCGAGTCAGGGATGAGATCCAAATGACAATCGCCGCTTACCAGACACTGTATGAGAGCAGCATTGCATTTGGCATGCGGAAGGCACTGCAAGCAGAGCAAGGCAAATCTGACATGGAAAACAGA ATtgcagagctggaagaggagAAGCGGGAGCTGGAAAGACTAGTGAGCGAAGAGAAAGCGAAGTGTGAAGCTATTGAGAAACGTGAAATCGAAAGGCGACAGATAGAGGAGAAGAAACACACTGAAGAGGTCCAATTCCTGAAGCGAACAAATCAACAGCTGAAG gCTCAACTTGAAAGCATCATTGCACCAAACAAGTAG
- the SNIP1 gene encoding smad nuclear-interacting protein 1, producing MEAAAERRRERRRWEVAVKAEKRSPRRSGSRSARGSQSPPAEERRGSRGRSSRSPKKKSKSGRRSKSPRGRRSRSPHHGAVRVKQSCCSFNSSFIIISLSFSSQERDDHPRRGNEERKQRYPSEQEHRRDRSSDRDRHRDHSDRRKNPSERPGGRGHERERDVQNIREQQAEREFYNERRREHRQNNEGSGVDQNPEHRQSDNKPKDKAANKEKPSFELSGALLEDTNTFRGVVIKYSEPPEARIPKKRWRLYPFKNDEFLPVMYIHRQSAYLLGRHRRIADIPIDHPSCSKQHAVFQYRLVEHTRADGTVGRRVKPYIIDLGSGNGTFLNNQRIEPQRYYELKEKDVLKFGFSSREYVLLHESSDKSEANAKDDDEEEEKEEESDS from the exons ATGGAGGCGGCTGCCGAACGGCGGAGGGAGCGGCGGCGGTGGGAGGTGGCGGTGAAGGCCGAGAAGCGGAGCCCGCGGCGTTCCGGCTCCCGCTCGGCCCGTGGCAGCCAGTCACCGCCGGCCGAGGAGCGGCGGGGCAGCCGCGGCAGGAGCAGCAG ATCGCCCAAAAAGAAGAGCAAGTCTGGCCGGAGGAGCAAGTCTCCGCGCGGCAGGCGGAGCCGGAGCCCGCACCACGGCGCTGTGAGGGTAAAGCAG aGTTGCTGCTCTTTCAATTCTAGTTTCATCATTATAAGTCTCTCTTTTTCATCTCAGGAACGAGATGATCATCCTCGTAGAGGAAACGAGGAGCGAAAGCAGCGATACCCATCAGAGCAAGAACACAGGCGAGACAGAAGTAGTGACAGAGACAGGCACAGAGATCACTCAGACAGGAGGAAAAATCCAAGTGAAAGGCCTGGAGGTCGAGGCCACGAGCGAGAGAGAGATGTTCAGAACATCCGCGAGCAGCAAGCAGAGAGGGAGTTCTATAATGAGAGAAGACGAGAGCATCGACAGAATAACGAAGGGAGTGGTGTTGACCAGAACCCAGAACACAGGCAATCTGATAACAAACCAAAAGATAAagctgcaaacaaagaaaaaccaagcTTTGAACTGTCCGGTGCGCTCCTGGAGGATACCAACACTTTCCGAGGCGTTGTGATCAAGTACAGCGAGCCCCCAGAAGCTCGGATTCCAAAGAAACGATGGCGCCTTTATCCTTTCAAAAACGATGAGTTCCTGCCTGTCATGTACATTCACAGGCAGAGCGCGTACCTGCTGGGCAGGCACCGCAGGATAGCAGATATTCCCATCGACCACCCCTCCTGCTCGAAGCAGCACGCTGTGTTTCAGTACCG GCTTGTGGAGCACACTCGTGCCGATGGCACAGTTGGCCGCCGAGTAAAGCCATACATAATTGATCTTGGCTCTGGTAATGGTACTTTCCTAAATAACCAGCGGATTGAACCTCAGCGTTACTATGAACTAAAAGAAAAGGATGTACTGAAGTTTGGATTCAGCAGCAGGGAATACGTTCTTCTCCACGAATCCTCAGATAAATCTGAGGCCAACGCAAAGGACGAtgacgaggaggaggagaaggaggaagagtcTGACAGTTAA
- the GNL2 gene encoding nucleolar GTP-binding protein 2 yields MVKPRYKGRSTINPSRASTNPDRVAGAGGNNMRDRATIRRLNMYRQKERRNKRGKVIKPLQYQSTVAPGTVARVEPNIKWFGNTRVIKQSSLQKFQEEMETVMKDPYRVVMKQSKLPMSLFHDRIKPHTSRVHILDTETFETTFGPKAQRKRPNLAASDVQSLLENAEASSECYDQGKDRDLVTEDTGVRDEAQEEIFKKGQSKRIWGELYKVIDSSDVVVQVLDARDPMGTRSPHVESYLKKEKHWKHLIFVLNKCDLVPTWATKRWVAVLSQEYPTLAFHASLTNPFGKGAFIQLLRQFGKLHSDKKQISVGFIGYPNVGKSSVINTLRSKKVCNVAPIAGETKVWQYITLMRRIFLIDCPGVVYPSGDSETDIVLKGVVQVEKIKSPEDHISAVLERAKPEYIRKTYKIDFWKDTEDFLEKLASRTGKLLKGGEPDVQTVSKMVLNDWQRGRIPFFVKPPNAEAGSEPPALEGAMTSSQYNNEKEISESVASSMEPTEEKSKTETEIKQLMANVRQNFGRINVAPQFSEEDLVPVDVPGFDETDSDSPEEEEQEEEEEENEQHQDSVEEESQLTVQSAKESSKAVLQALEEKIAKCKKFLDKAKAKRFSAIRIPKQLSEKVFAKSMQKAEEPEEKEVKGGTVKKRKRNIEEDEGDHLNKQPCKKLTSKERRRAERQQRSKKVGVRYYETHNVKNKNKNKKRSGLEAQRSKHKKYKHKQ; encoded by the exons ATGGTGAAGCCACGCTATAAGGGCCGCAGCACCATCAACCCCTCCCGCGCCAGCACCAATCCCG ATCGCGTGGCTGGCGCGGGCGGGAACAACATGCGGGACCGAGCCACCATCCGCCGCCTGAACATGTACCGGCAGAAGGAGCGGAG AAACAAACGTGGCAAAGTGATTAAACCTCTGCAGTATCAGTCGACAGTGGCTCCAGGCACAGTTGCAAGAGTGGAACCAAATATTAAATGGTTTG GGAATACTCGTGTGATCAAGCAATCATCCCTACAGAAATTCcaagaagaaatggaaactgtCATGAAAGATCCATACAGAGTGGTCATGAAGCAAAGCAAGTTACCAATGTCCCTTTTCCATGATCGGATTAAACCTCAC ACCTCCAGGGTTCATATTCTTGacacagaaacatttgaaacaaCATTTGGTCccaaagcacagaggaaaaggccAAACCTCGCTGCAAGTGATGTGCAGTCTCTGCTGGAGAATGCAGAAGCCTCATCAGAATGTTATGATCAGGGCAAAGACAGAGACCTGGTCACAGAAGACACTGGTGTAAG GGATGAAGCACAAgaggaaatatttaagaaaggaCAGTCAAAAAGAATTTGGGGTGAGCTCTACAAG gtgATAGACTCATCAGATGTTGTTGTTCAAGTTCTTGATGCCAGAGATCCTATGGGTACTCGCTCCCCTCATGTGGAATCTTatctgaaaaaagagaaacactgGAAACATCTCATTTTTGTCCTGAACAAATGTGATCTTGTTCCTACCTGGGCTACC aaGCGCTGGGTTGCTGTCCTTTCCCAGGAATACCCAACACTTGCTTTTCACGCCAGCCTCACAAACCCTTTTGGCAAAGGTGCCTTCATACAGCTCCTAAGACAATTTGGAAAG TTACACTCTGACAAGAAACAGATCAGTGTGGGTTTCATTGGTTACCCAAACGTTGGCAAAAGCTCCGTGATCAATACACTGCGGTCTAAGAAGGTCTGCAATGTGGCTCCTATTGCAGGTGAAACGAAG GTGTGGCAATACATTACTTTGATGAGGCGGATTTTTCTCATTGACTGCCCAGGGGTAGTGTATCCATCTGGAGACTCAGAGACAGACATTGTTCTGAAGGGAGTG GTTCAAGTTGAAAAGATTAAGAGCCCTGAAGATCACATTAGCGCAGTGTTGGAAAGAGCCAAACCAGAGTACATCAGAAAGACGTACAAAATTGATTTCTGGAAAGATACAGAAGATTTCCTTGAGAAGCTTGCTTCTAGGACTGGAAAACTACTAAAG GGCGGTGAGCCTGATGTGCAAACTGTCAGCAAGATGGTTCTCAACGActggcagaggggcagaattCCATTCTTTGTGAAGCCACCAAATGCAGAAGCAGGTTCTGAG CCACCTGCGTTGGAAGGAGCAATGACATCAAGCCAATATAATAATGAGAAGGAAATTTCTGAGTCTGTTGCATCAAGCATGGAGCCAacagaagagaagagcaagaCAGAGACTGAAATTAAGCAACTCATGGCAAACGTTAGGCAAAACTTTGGGAGGATCAATGTGGCACCTCAGTTCTCAGAAGAAGACCTAGTTCCTGTGGACGTGCCAGGCTTTGATGAAACAGACAGTGATTCTCCTGAAGAGGAGGAacaagaagaagaggaggaggaaaatgagcaaCATCAAGATTCAGTAGAGGAGGAATCACAGCTGACAGTACAGAGTGCCAAGGAGAGCTCTAAGGCAGTTCTTCAGGCTTTGGAGGAGAAGattgcaaaatgcaaaaaatttcTGGATAAAGCCAAAGCCAAGAGATTCTCAGCAATAAG AATCCCTAAGCAGCTGAGTGAAAAAGTGTTTGCAAAATCCATGCAGAAGGCTGAAGAGcctgaagaaaaggaagttaaaG gtggcacagtgaagaaaagaaaaaggaatatagAAGAGGATGAGGGAGACCATTTGAATAAACAGCCTTGCAAGAAACTCACATCCAAAGAA AGGAGACGAGCTGAGAGGCAGCAGCGCTCCAAGAAAGTTGGAGTCCGGTATTATGAAACTCACAAcgtgaaaaataagaataagaacaagaaaagaagtggCTTGGAGGCACAAAGATCAAAGCACAAGAAATATAAACATAAGCAATAA
- the RSPO1 gene encoding R-spondin-1, whose protein sequence is MQLGLFVVVVFLSSMDLTGGSKVVKGKRQRRISTELSQGCARGCDLCSEFNGCLRCSPKLFILLERNDIRQIGICLPSCPLGYFGLRNTDMNKCIKCKIENCESCFSRNFCTKCKEGLYLHKGRCYVTCPEGYSAANGTMECSSPAQCEMSEWGPWGPCSKKRKLCGFKKGNEDRTRRILQAPSGDVSLCPPTTEVRRCTVQKSQCPEGKRKKKDEQGKQDNTNGNRNQKDTKDAKSGTKKRKSKQRGAVAPTTSASPAQ, encoded by the exons ATGCAGCTTGGACtgtttgtggtggtggtttttctAAGCTCGATGGATCTAACAGGCGGCAGCAAAGTGGTGAAGGGCAAGAGGCAAAGGCGAA TTAGCACTGAGCTgagccagggctgtgccagGGGCTGTGACCTGTGCTCCGAGTTCAACGGGTGCCTGCGATGTTCCCCCAAGCTCTTCATCCTTCTGGAGAGGAACGATATCCGGCAAATTGGGATCTGCCTCCCATCCTGTCCACTGGGATACTTCGGCCTTCGCAATACAGACATGAACAAGTGCATCA AATGCAAAATCGAGAACTGTGAGTCCTGTTTCAGCCGAAACTTTTGCACAAAATGTAAGGAAGGTTTGTATTTGCACAAAGGGAGATGTTACGTCACGTGCCCCGAAGGCTACTCTGCTGCCAACGGCACCATGGAGTGCAGCAGTCCTG CACAATGTGAAATGAGTGAGTGGGGGCCCTGGGGGCCCTGCTCCAAGAAGAGGAAGCTGTGTGGCTTCAAGAAGGGGAATGAGGACCGAACACGGCGGATCCTGCAGGCTCCCTCTGGGGATGTGTCCCTGTGCCCCCCCACCACGGAGGTGCGCAGATGCACTGTGCAGAAGAGCCAGTGCCCCGAAG ggaaaaggaagaaaaaggatgagCAAGGAAAGCAAGATAATACAAACGggaacagaaatcagaaagacACCAAAGATGCAAAGTCTGGCAccaagaagaggaagagcaaaCAGAGAGGGGCTGTGGCCCCCACCACATCCGCCAGCCCTGCCCAATAG